A window of Tautonia plasticadhaerens contains these coding sequences:
- a CDS encoding esterase/lipase family protein, which yields MPLLTLLIAAALPIGPTGDDRATLRVSVPLDDSGEVDLSGLVSALAREAGIGDPFGADPGRPRGPMLPVSGLAGSLTRTLLEETLGPGLSIEVGDGSMAVIVTGDEAELGGKIGSLTARTRAALERQPRTGFFVRPSYHANDPTRPTVCLVHGINSHSGSFVHLIPVLERAGYGVVVYDYPFNRDLDETAPAFVEAWLAFRAESGDRLPWAILSHSMGALLARTYVEGESYRGDVAAMILIGPPNRGSALARGQGVLQWIDGLKATRDDRGRALASIGDGIGEAAEDLEPGSAFLERLGASGPREGVPYYILAGDVGFLSARARERIESQYALVGRRAGLLGGLAGMLVGDLPEVLDVLADGTGDGAVAVSSTLLDGAAEHVVLHVNHVELIRGPLFFPNPGPVACAPIVLRWLGEVFDEGPAQR from the coding sequence ATGCCGCTGCTGACGCTCCTGATCGCCGCCGCCCTCCCGATCGGCCCGACCGGGGACGATCGGGCGACCCTCCGGGTGAGCGTGCCGCTGGACGACTCGGGAGAGGTCGACCTGTCGGGCCTCGTCTCGGCGCTCGCCCGGGAGGCCGGCATCGGCGACCCGTTCGGCGCCGACCCGGGCCGGCCTCGGGGGCCCATGCTTCCCGTCTCGGGCCTGGCGGGTTCGCTCACCCGGACGCTCCTGGAGGAGACGCTCGGCCCGGGCCTCTCCATCGAGGTCGGAGATGGGTCGATGGCGGTGATCGTGACGGGGGACGAGGCGGAGCTGGGCGGGAAGATCGGCTCCCTGACCGCCCGGACCCGGGCGGCCCTGGAGCGCCAGCCCCGGACCGGGTTCTTCGTCCGGCCCTCTTACCATGCGAACGACCCGACCCGGCCGACGGTCTGCCTCGTCCACGGCATCAACTCGCACTCCGGCTCCTTCGTCCACCTGATCCCGGTGCTGGAGCGGGCCGGATACGGCGTGGTCGTCTACGACTACCCGTTCAACCGGGATCTCGACGAGACGGCCCCCGCCTTCGTCGAGGCCTGGCTCGCGTTCCGGGCCGAGTCCGGCGACCGGCTCCCCTGGGCCATCCTCTCGCACTCGATGGGGGCCCTGCTGGCCCGGACCTACGTGGAAGGGGAGTCGTATCGGGGGGACGTGGCCGCCATGATCCTCATCGGCCCCCCGAACCGGGGGTCGGCGCTGGCCAGGGGCCAGGGGGTCCTCCAGTGGATCGACGGCCTCAAGGCGACCAGGGACGACCGGGGACGAGCCCTCGCCTCGATCGGCGACGGCATCGGCGAGGCGGCCGAGGACCTGGAGCCGGGCAGCGCCTTCCTCGAGCGATTGGGGGCGTCGGGGCCCCGGGAGGGGGTGCCCTACTACATCCTCGCCGGCGACGTCGGCTTCCTCTCGGCCCGGGCCAGGGAGCGGATCGAGTCGCAATACGCCCTCGTCGGGCGACGGGCGGGGCTGCTCGGCGGGCTCGCAGGGATGCTCGTCGGCGACCTGCCCGAGGTGCTCGACGTGCTGGCCGACGGCACCGGGGACGGCGCGGTGGCCGTCTCCTCGACCCTGCTCGACGGCGCCGCCGAGCACGTCGTCCTCCACGTCAACCACGTCGAGCTGATCCGGGGCCCCCTGTTCTTCCCCAACCCCGGGCCGGTCGCGTGCGCCCCGATCGTCCTCCGGTGGCTGGGAGAAGTCTTCGACGAGGGCCCGGCGCAACGCTGA
- a CDS encoding glycosyltransferase, with product MGDSPMLVILPNLQAARAPGSRVVLTRKFLDGTLEYLKSWDGPVSVVMEEIPEATNNLDNIEVHPSELPFRLDLADYDRIGDSPCFRDGNLIFAGVGHRTNHLARACRELGKRCVYITEYTLKTRLQGMNASTRNPLLRLRRSLWQYSQEREQRAAIALADGVQCNGTPTFEAYRDINPSPFLFFDTRVGEEMLAPEQDRAARHSACLAGEPLRLVFSGRLIPMKGADHLVPVARELTRLGVPFELSICGGGEQQEEIRQAIDREGLGDSVRLLGVLDFKSELVPFVTRDTDLFVCCHRQGDPSCTYLETMSCGVPIAGYDNEAFEGIVATSEVGWSTPMDRPEPLARKIAELHEDRPAIVEAGKRSLDFARQHTFEKTFGRRIEHLKGIVSGVPAVEAVQGSR from the coding sequence ATGGGCGATTCTCCGATGCTGGTCATCCTGCCGAACCTCCAGGCCGCCCGGGCACCCGGCAGCCGGGTCGTGCTGACCCGGAAGTTCCTCGACGGCACCCTGGAATACCTGAAGTCCTGGGACGGCCCGGTCTCGGTCGTCATGGAGGAAATCCCGGAGGCGACCAATAACCTGGACAACATCGAGGTCCACCCCTCGGAACTCCCCTTCCGCCTGGACCTGGCCGATTACGACCGGATCGGCGACTCCCCGTGTTTCCGGGACGGCAACCTGATCTTCGCCGGGGTCGGGCACCGGACCAACCACCTGGCCCGGGCCTGTCGGGAGCTGGGGAAACGCTGCGTGTACATCACGGAGTACACCCTGAAGACCCGGCTCCAGGGCATGAACGCCTCGACGAGGAACCCGCTGCTCCGCCTCAGGAGGTCGCTCTGGCAGTACTCCCAGGAGCGGGAACAGCGCGCCGCCATCGCCCTGGCCGACGGGGTCCAGTGCAACGGCACGCCGACCTTCGAGGCGTACCGGGACATCAACCCCTCGCCGTTCCTGTTCTTCGACACCCGGGTCGGGGAGGAGATGCTCGCCCCCGAGCAGGACCGGGCCGCCCGCCATTCGGCGTGCCTGGCAGGAGAGCCCCTGAGGCTGGTCTTCTCCGGCAGGCTGATCCCGATGAAGGGGGCCGACCACCTCGTCCCGGTCGCCCGGGAGCTGACGCGGCTGGGCGTCCCCTTCGAGCTGTCGATCTGCGGGGGCGGCGAGCAACAGGAGGAGATCCGCCAGGCGATCGACCGCGAAGGCCTCGGGGACTCGGTGCGCCTGCTCGGCGTCCTCGACTTCAAGTCGGAGCTGGTCCCGTTCGTCACCCGGGATACGGACCTCTTCGTCTGCTGCCACCGGCAGGGGGACCCGTCCTGCACGTACCTGGAGACGATGAGCTGCGGGGTGCCGATCGCCGGGTACGACAACGAGGCCTTCGAGGGGATCGTGGCCACCTCCGAGGTCGGCTGGTCGACGCCGATGGACCGCCCCGAGCCGCTCGCCCGGAAGATTGCCGAGCTGCACGAGGACCGCCCGGCGATCGTCGAGGCCGGGAAACGGTCGCTCGACTTCGCCAGGCAGCACACGTTCGAGAAGACCTTCGGGCGTCGCATCGAGCACCTCAAGGGGATCGTCTCCGGCGTCCCGGCCGTCGAGGCGGTTCAGGGTTCGAGGTAG
- a CDS encoding redoxin domain-containing protein: protein MQTRAIGWIITAVLLLSGLTGCRGLPRGGGLGLGRREGPEVRTIAGIGSRPERPAVGGRPPSTISSRVEPPPGGDRPGQIVGKVVDDLGIPVANARVRLAVDGAPAGREVEGTTNRSGEFLLKGLRPGERYTVIAEWDDGREVLLGRSSVSAPADELRIRVASTGLGDRAEATSGTRDDSSGVALFSREGGGLEPVPPQDDPPQAPARAVPMDQDSPDQSRSGWVPSDSVRRASLDTERDAPLPSSPRRSPPRPRPEDDELALDFPASTLGASSSVDPSERGVTSGRFDPSPEIPESSPSERSVPTDPTIRTFGPEPARPSPTPGSTVRYRGQDATLPTVQHFEPESAGDRDEPDPPLLMTDVPPEVESRAEPTAPADPEGRWSTPGSLQLAPASAPPDVHQLVEGPTVAELPDLSVPNPPDPPVASLPGQPDSGTSSPDSDGDPVEIEPVPVSEPEMISKLSIAPLPVLEPEATDAPISGSELPEAAAEAPTPADSRGSFRWSDLPPPDRLVGTDPDGDRMTDDPGEAGGWASGLMRLVGRGRADSADAPVVEPAVSYDAEQARLDDFTLPDLQGRTFRLRDADSEFTLLCFWGTWCDPCLAAMPHLDELQRQFGPDRLRVVSIAYERQGEGGPRAVARTSRRLGLNFPILLAPGDGSCPVAGAMEVRYYPTLILLDREGRVVHRETGATGEKLMRLDRAIASAMDTSIMTITRR from the coding sequence TTGCAGACCCGAGCGATCGGCTGGATCATCACCGCCGTCTTGCTCCTGTCCGGCCTGACCGGCTGCCGGGGACTGCCGCGGGGCGGAGGGCTCGGGCTCGGACGCCGCGAGGGGCCGGAGGTCCGGACGATCGCCGGGATCGGCTCGCGGCCGGAGCGGCCGGCCGTCGGCGGTCGCCCGCCGTCGACCATCTCCAGCCGGGTCGAGCCCCCCCCGGGTGGTGATCGCCCGGGGCAGATCGTCGGCAAGGTGGTCGACGACCTGGGGATCCCCGTGGCCAACGCCCGGGTCCGACTGGCCGTGGACGGCGCCCCCGCCGGTCGCGAGGTCGAGGGGACGACGAATCGTTCCGGCGAGTTCCTCCTGAAGGGGCTCCGTCCCGGGGAGCGCTACACCGTCATCGCCGAGTGGGACGACGGTCGGGAGGTCCTGCTCGGCCGATCCTCGGTCTCGGCCCCGGCCGACGAGCTGCGGATCCGGGTCGCATCCACCGGGTTGGGAGATCGGGCCGAGGCGACCTCGGGGACCCGAGACGACTCCTCGGGGGTCGCCCTCTTCAGTCGTGAGGGAGGAGGGCTCGAACCGGTCCCTCCCCAGGACGACCCGCCGCAAGCCCCGGCCCGGGCGGTGCCGATGGATCAGGACTCCCCGGACCAGTCCCGGTCCGGGTGGGTCCCGAGCGACTCCGTGAGGCGGGCGTCGCTCGACACCGAACGCGACGCCCCCCTCCCGTCGAGCCCCCGAAGGTCCCCCCCCCGGCCGAGGCCCGAGGACGACGAACTCGCCCTCGACTTCCCGGCCTCGACGCTGGGCGCCTCGTCGAGCGTCGACCCCTCCGAGCGAGGGGTGACGTCAGGGCGGTTCGATCCGTCTCCCGAGATCCCGGAGTCCTCCCCGTCCGAGAGATCCGTGCCGACTGATCCGACGATCAGGACCTTCGGCCCCGAACCGGCTCGACCGTCCCCGACGCCCGGGTCGACCGTCCGGTACCGGGGCCAGGACGCCACCCTCCCGACGGTCCAGCACTTCGAGCCGGAATCGGCGGGTGACCGAGACGAACCGGACCCGCCACTCCTGATGACCGACGTCCCCCCCGAGGTCGAGTCCCGGGCCGAGCCTACCGCCCCGGCCGATCCGGAGGGAAGATGGTCGACCCCGGGCTCGCTGCAACTCGCCCCGGCGTCGGCCCCGCCCGACGTCCACCAGCTTGTGGAGGGACCGACGGTCGCCGAGCTTCCGGATCTGTCGGTCCCCAACCCGCCGGATCCGCCGGTCGCCTCCTTGCCGGGTCAACCCGATTCCGGGACGAGTTCACCCGATTCGGACGGAGATCCGGTCGAGATCGAGCCCGTGCCGGTGTCCGAGCCGGAGATGATCTCCAAGCTTTCGATCGCCCCGCTCCCCGTTCTGGAGCCCGAGGCGACAGACGCCCCGATCTCGGGCTCCGAACTCCCCGAGGCGGCGGCCGAGGCCCCGACGCCGGCGGACTCCAGGGGCTCCTTCCGGTGGTCGGACCTCCCGCCCCCGGACCGGCTCGTCGGGACGGATCCCGACGGGGACCGCATGACCGACGACCCCGGCGAAGCCGGCGGGTGGGCCTCCGGCCTGATGCGACTGGTCGGCCGAGGTCGGGCGGATTCGGCGGACGCCCCCGTGGTCGAGCCGGCCGTCTCCTACGACGCCGAGCAGGCCAGGCTCGACGACTTCACCCTGCCCGACCTCCAGGGCCGGACCTTCCGCCTCCGGGACGCCGACTCCGAGTTCACCCTGCTCTGCTTCTGGGGGACCTGGTGCGACCCGTGCCTCGCCGCCATGCCCCACCTGGATGAGCTCCAGCGGCAGTTCGGGCCCGACCGGCTCCGGGTCGTCTCGATCGCCTATGAGCGGCAAGGCGAAGGCGGGCCGAGGGCGGTGGCCCGGACGTCCCGGCGGCTCGGGCTGAACTTCCCGATCCTCCTCGCCCCCGGGGACGGCTCCTGCCCGGTCGCGGGGGCGATGGAGGTCCGGTACTACCCGACCCTCATCCTCCTCGACCGCGAGGGCCGGGTCGTCCACCGGGAGACCGGGGCGACCGGGGAGAAGCTCATGAGGCTCGACCGGGCGATCGCCTCGGCGATGGACACGTCCATCATGACGATCACCCGGCGCTGA
- a CDS encoding S9 family peptidase — protein MTRLVPLLLIAALAFTGRLFAAGRPMTVDDLLAVKTVSDPQVSPDGTRVVYVVSEIDRESSKSNSDLWLVPVSGGEPKRLTTAKESDSHPRWSPDGSSIAFLSSRGGSAQVWLLPMDGGEARQLTTLPIDVDGPIWSPTGEHLAVVARVYPGMSPEETAKKDKEQAEAKTQVKAYDNLMVRHWSSWDDAKRSHPFVVDAKTGEARDLTPDLPVNVPPQPFGGSSDYSFSSDGKTLAFTAEPRKDHPWSTNTDIWLVSVEGGEPTNLTADNEGADAQPAFSPDSFALAYLSQARGGFEADQWVLKAMFDPGGVSPRDDSRGDIRPGSPRLPDPIPVTKRLDRPVNSFSWVGNWGGNGKRPFLAVIDDAGSVSIAEVGLKPITEGNIISWEGEARRIVTGHANGSPQMTPDGQTIVFTRSAAHKPAEIYRVPAEGGEPVQLTRHNDDLVAQLDLSPAESFTFSGADGDEVQGWLVRPPGFDRSKKYPVLFLIHGGPQGSWHDSWHARWNLGLFAAPGYAVVAINPRGSTGFGQEFTDQISTDWSGRVYEDLMKGLDHALATYPFLDAEKLAAAGGSYGGYMVNWIAGHSDRFSALISHAGVFDLHSMYFTTEELWFPEWEFGGPPWTSPENYQVHSPSNFVEHFETPTLVIHGALDFRVPDAQGLGMFTALQRRGVPSRYVFFPDEGHWIAKVENRVVWWDEVHSWLKRYLEP, from the coding sequence ATGACCCGTCTCGTCCCGCTGCTGCTGATCGCCGCCCTAGCCTTCACCGGCCGACTCTTCGCCGCCGGTCGGCCGATGACCGTCGACGACCTGCTGGCGGTCAAGACCGTGTCCGACCCCCAGGTCTCCCCCGACGGCACCCGGGTGGTGTACGTCGTCTCGGAGATCGATCGGGAGTCGAGCAAGTCGAACAGCGACCTCTGGCTCGTCCCGGTCTCCGGGGGCGAGCCGAAGCGGCTGACGACGGCGAAGGAGTCCGACTCCCACCCCCGATGGAGCCCCGACGGCTCGTCGATCGCCTTCCTCTCCTCCCGGGGGGGCTCCGCCCAGGTCTGGCTCCTGCCGATGGACGGCGGCGAGGCCCGGCAGCTCACGACCTTGCCGATCGACGTCGACGGCCCGATCTGGTCCCCCACCGGCGAGCACCTCGCCGTCGTCGCCCGGGTCTACCCCGGGATGAGCCCCGAGGAGACGGCGAAGAAGGACAAGGAACAGGCCGAGGCCAAGACGCAGGTCAAGGCGTATGACAACCTGATGGTCCGCCACTGGTCCTCGTGGGACGACGCCAAGCGGAGCCACCCTTTCGTGGTCGACGCGAAGACCGGGGAGGCCCGCGACCTGACCCCGGACCTCCCCGTCAACGTCCCCCCCCAGCCCTTCGGCGGCTCGTCGGATTACAGCTTCTCATCCGACGGCAAAACGCTCGCCTTCACCGCCGAGCCGCGCAAGGACCATCCCTGGTCGACCAACACCGACATCTGGCTCGTGTCGGTGGAGGGCGGCGAGCCGACGAACCTCACGGCCGACAACGAGGGGGCCGACGCCCAGCCGGCCTTCTCGCCCGACAGCTTCGCCCTCGCCTACCTCAGCCAGGCCCGAGGCGGGTTCGAGGCGGACCAGTGGGTGTTGAAGGCCATGTTCGACCCCGGCGGCGTGAGCCCCAGGGATGACAGCCGGGGTGACATCCGCCCGGGCTCGCCCCGCTTGCCCGACCCGATCCCGGTTACGAAGAGACTCGACCGTCCTGTCAACTCCTTCTCCTGGGTGGGCAACTGGGGGGGCAATGGGAAGCGCCCGTTCCTCGCGGTCATCGACGATGCCGGAAGCGTGTCGATCGCCGAGGTTGGCCTCAAGCCCATTACCGAGGGTAATATCATCTCCTGGGAGGGGGAAGCTCGCCGGATCGTGACCGGCCACGCCAACGGCTCGCCCCAGATGACCCCGGACGGCCAAACGATCGTCTTCACCCGGAGCGCCGCCCATAAACCGGCCGAGATCTACAGGGTCCCCGCCGAGGGCGGCGAGCCGGTGCAACTGACCCGCCACAATGACGACCTCGTCGCGCAACTCGACCTGAGCCCCGCCGAGTCGTTCACCTTCTCCGGGGCTGACGGCGACGAGGTGCAGGGCTGGCTCGTCCGGCCCCCGGGATTCGACAGATCAAAGAAGTACCCGGTGCTGTTCTTGATCCATGGCGGCCCGCAGGGGTCGTGGCACGACTCCTGGCACGCCCGCTGGAACCTCGGCCTGTTCGCCGCACCCGGATACGCCGTGGTGGCGATCAACCCGAGGGGCTCCACCGGCTTCGGTCAGGAGTTCACCGACCAGATCAGCACCGACTGGAGCGGCCGGGTTTACGAGGACCTGATGAAGGGCCTCGACCACGCCCTCGCCACCTACCCCTTCCTCGACGCGGAGAAGCTCGCCGCGGCCGGCGGCTCCTATGGCGGCTACATGGTCAACTGGATCGCCGGCCACTCCGACCGCTTTTCGGCCCTCATCTCCCACGCCGGCGTCTTCGACCTGCACAGCATGTACTTCACCACCGAGGAACTCTGGTTCCCCGAGTGGGAGTTCGGCGGCCCCCCCTGGACCAGCCCGGAGAACTATCAAGTCCACTCCCCCAGCAACTTCGTCGAGCACTTCGAGACGCCCACCCTGGTGATCCACGGCGCCCTCGACTTCCGGGTGCCCGACGCCCAGGGGCTCGGCATGTTTACCGCCTTGCAGCGACGGGGGGTGCCCAGCCGGTATGTCTTCTTCCCCGACGAGGGGCACTGGATCGCCAAGGTCGAGAACCGGGTCGTCTGGTGGGACGAGGTCCATTCCTGGCTGAAGCGCTACCTCGAACCCTGA
- a CDS encoding formate--tetrahydrofolate ligase, with product MPTADPGLRPIADVARDLGIDESALEPYGRDKAKVRLSALESASSRRPPGKLILVSAITPTPAGEGKTTTSIGMAQGLRRIGKDACLALRQPSMGPVFGRKGGATGGGASTVEPSNVINLQFTGDFHAITAAHNLLAAALDNQLHFGQTAIDPRRLLWKRAMDMNDRSLRRIVVGLGGPGQGVPREAGFDITAASEVMAILCLAESYQDLRARLDRILVGYDREGGPVLASSAGVTGAMVAILNEALMPNLVQSAEGSPAFIHGGPFANIAHGCNSVLATRMALAHSDYAVTEAGFAFDLGAEKFFDIKCRSAGLNPAAVVIVATVRALKMHGGVGLDELTQADPSAVERGLENLAAHLDAARHFGKPVVVAINRRKEDTEGELAVIHAFCEGLHVPCATADVFGHGGAGSTELAEMVVAAADGPETPYRPVYDLDLTPEAKIEAIARSIYGADGITFTAGAQAKLRKAERLGFGELPICMAKTQDSLSDNPKLRGRPRGFSITVRDVEIAAGAGFLVALTGEIVRMPGLPRHPAAGRIDVDAEGTITGLS from the coding sequence ATGCCCACCGCTGACCCCGGCCTCCGACCGATCGCCGACGTCGCCCGAGACCTCGGGATCGACGAATCCGCCCTGGAACCCTACGGCCGGGACAAGGCCAAGGTCCGGCTCTCGGCCCTGGAATCGGCCAGCTCCCGGCGCCCCCCCGGCAAGCTGATCCTCGTCTCCGCCATCACCCCGACCCCCGCCGGAGAGGGCAAGACGACCACCTCGATCGGCATGGCCCAGGGGCTCCGCCGGATCGGCAAGGACGCCTGCCTGGCGCTCCGTCAGCCCTCGATGGGCCCGGTCTTCGGCCGCAAGGGCGGGGCGACCGGCGGCGGGGCGAGCACGGTCGAGCCGTCGAACGTCATCAACCTCCAGTTCACCGGCGACTTCCACGCCATCACGGCCGCCCACAACCTGCTGGCCGCCGCGCTCGACAACCAGCTCCACTTCGGCCAGACCGCCATCGACCCCCGCCGATTGCTCTGGAAGCGGGCGATGGACATGAACGACCGCTCGCTGCGGCGGATCGTCGTCGGCTTGGGAGGCCCCGGGCAGGGCGTCCCCCGGGAAGCCGGCTTCGACATCACCGCCGCCAGCGAGGTGATGGCGATCCTCTGCCTGGCCGAGTCGTACCAGGACCTCCGGGCCCGGCTCGACCGCATCCTCGTTGGCTACGACCGGGAGGGCGGCCCGGTGCTCGCCTCCTCGGCCGGGGTCACCGGGGCGATGGTGGCGATCCTGAACGAGGCGTTGATGCCCAACCTCGTGCAGTCGGCCGAGGGGTCCCCCGCGTTCATCCACGGCGGGCCGTTCGCCAACATCGCCCACGGCTGCAACTCGGTGCTGGCGACCCGGATGGCCCTGGCCCACTCCGACTACGCCGTGACCGAGGCCGGCTTCGCCTTCGACCTGGGGGCCGAGAAGTTCTTCGACATCAAGTGCCGGTCCGCCGGCCTGAACCCGGCCGCCGTGGTCATCGTCGCCACCGTCCGGGCCCTGAAGATGCACGGCGGTGTCGGCCTCGACGAACTGACCCAGGCCGACCCTTCGGCCGTCGAGCGGGGGTTGGAGAACCTCGCCGCCCACCTCGACGCCGCCCGGCACTTCGGCAAGCCGGTCGTCGTTGCGATCAACCGTCGCAAGGAGGATACGGAGGGGGAGCTGGCCGTCATCCACGCCTTCTGCGAGGGGCTGCACGTCCCCTGCGCCACCGCCGACGTCTTCGGACACGGTGGCGCCGGGTCCACCGAGCTGGCCGAGATGGTCGTGGCCGCCGCCGACGGGCCGGAGACGCCCTATCGCCCCGTCTACGACCTCGACCTGACCCCCGAGGCTAAGATCGAGGCCATCGCCCGCTCGATCTACGGGGCCGACGGGATCACCTTCACCGCCGGGGCCCAGGCCAAGCTCCGCAAGGCCGAAAGGCTCGGCTTCGGGGAGCTGCCGATCTGCATGGCGAAGACCCAGGACTCGCTCTCGGACAACCCGAAGCTCCGGGGCCGACCCCGGGGGTTCTCGATCACCGTCCGGGACGTCGAGATCGCCGCCGGTGCCGGGTTCCTCGTGGCCCTGACCGGCGAGATCGTCCGGATGCCCGGGCTCCCCCGCCATCCGGCCGCCGGCCGGATCGACGTCGACGCGGAGGGCACGATCACCGGCCTCTCCTGA
- a CDS encoding POT-type proton-dependent oligopeptide transporter — protein sequence MSDESYPGAASENGDGNRAEGSGGGVLGYLAQHPRGFWFIFWGELAERSSYYGMRAILLLYMSTQLGLGDSVAAVGMSLFIGACYFLPLIGGYVADNYFGKYWTIVGFSVPYIMGHVILGVETIPFLIFALALLAMGSGVIKPNISTLMGLTYDQKRPGQEQLRSDAFAIYYGAINIGSAISTFALPALRNEFGYAIAFLFPAGLMAMAFIFFAMGKKYYAVEVIERRPSTPEERAQKREVVGRIFGLFFVICFFWSIFDQQASTWTLFARDLLDLDIFGFAIAPDGVQGFNPVFVLALLPIVTLTWRAFASAGMPLRATDKMTVGFVCTGLSMAIMAVPAFLANRTLHELADDGYHFVLIDDEATPEVRTIAESGPGGMSRIDTVADVAGLEISDPSKVVFVPQLPLSPEGIYANYAADGYDFVALDADARAKIEAQIRATGGDPEGRVASAQSTDEVAGLPFPQEADRIAFAGGGASGVEEALRARYPNVVRPEIDGPEILAALEAKYPEIAPLPKPSVLWQVFAYVIVTVAELCISVVGLELAFAAAPATMKGFVTGCFLLTVYLGNMINLGITPLYPTMPAWVYFALEAAVMIPVTFAFLFIARNFNKAVERWKREEARKASEAGPPGEPAEARVPPGD from the coding sequence ATGAGCGACGAATCGTACCCGGGCGCCGCCTCGGAGAACGGCGACGGCAATCGGGCCGAGGGCTCGGGGGGCGGCGTCCTCGGATATTTGGCCCAGCACCCCCGGGGGTTCTGGTTCATCTTCTGGGGGGAGCTGGCCGAACGCAGTTCGTATTACGGGATGCGGGCGATCCTGCTGCTGTACATGTCCACGCAGCTCGGCCTGGGGGACTCGGTCGCGGCGGTCGGGATGAGCCTGTTCATCGGCGCCTGCTACTTCCTCCCCCTGATCGGCGGCTACGTCGCGGACAACTACTTCGGCAAGTACTGGACGATCGTCGGCTTCTCGGTCCCCTACATCATGGGGCACGTCATCCTCGGCGTGGAGACGATCCCCTTCCTGATCTTCGCCCTGGCCCTGCTGGCGATGGGCAGCGGCGTGATCAAGCCGAACATCTCCACGCTCATGGGGCTGACCTACGACCAGAAGCGGCCGGGCCAGGAGCAGCTCCGCAGCGACGCCTTCGCGATCTACTACGGGGCGATCAACATCGGCTCGGCCATCTCCACCTTCGCCCTGCCGGCGCTCCGCAACGAATTCGGCTACGCGATCGCCTTCCTCTTCCCGGCGGGCCTGATGGCGATGGCGTTCATCTTCTTCGCGATGGGGAAGAAGTACTACGCGGTGGAGGTGATCGAGCGCCGTCCGTCGACGCCGGAGGAGCGGGCCCAGAAGCGGGAGGTCGTGGGCCGGATCTTCGGCCTCTTCTTCGTGATCTGCTTCTTCTGGAGCATCTTCGACCAGCAGGCCAGCACCTGGACCCTCTTCGCCCGGGACCTGCTGGACCTGGACATCTTCGGGTTCGCCATCGCCCCGGACGGCGTGCAGGGGTTCAACCCGGTCTTCGTGCTGGCCCTGCTGCCGATCGTGACCCTGACCTGGCGCGCCTTCGCCTCGGCCGGGATGCCGCTGCGGGCGACGGACAAGATGACCGTCGGCTTCGTCTGCACCGGGCTGAGCATGGCGATCATGGCCGTCCCGGCCTTCCTGGCGAACCGGACCCTGCACGAGCTGGCCGACGACGGGTACCACTTCGTCCTGATCGACGACGAGGCCACGCCCGAGGTCCGGACGATCGCCGAGTCGGGCCCGGGGGGGATGAGCCGGATCGACACGGTGGCCGACGTGGCGGGCCTGGAGATCAGCGACCCCTCGAAGGTGGTCTTCGTCCCCCAGTTGCCGCTCTCTCCCGAGGGCATCTACGCCAACTACGCCGCCGACGGCTACGACTTCGTGGCGCTGGACGCCGACGCCCGGGCGAAGATTGAGGCCCAGATCCGGGCGACCGGGGGGGACCCAGAGGGCCGGGTCGCGTCGGCCCAATCGACGGATGAGGTGGCCGGACTTCCCTTCCCGCAGGAGGCCGATCGGATCGCCTTCGCCGGGGGCGGGGCGTCGGGGGTCGAGGAGGCCCTGCGGGCCCGATATCCGAACGTCGTCCGGCCGGAGATCGACGGGCCGGAGATCCTGGCCGCCCTGGAGGCGAAGTACCCCGAGATCGCGCCGCTGCCGAAGCCCTCGGTGCTCTGGCAGGTGTTCGCGTATGTGATCGTCACGGTCGCCGAGCTGTGCATCTCTGTCGTCGGCCTGGAGCTGGCCTTCGCGGCGGCCCCGGCGACGATGAAGGGGTTCGTGACCGGGTGCTTCCTGCTGACGGTCTACCTCGGGAACATGATCAACCTGGGGATCACCCCGCTCTACCCGACGATGCCGGCCTGGGTGTACTTCGCCCTGGAGGCGGCGGTCATGATCCCGGTGACGTTCGCCTTCCTGTTCATCGCCCGGAACTTCAACAAGGCGGTCGAGCGTTGGAAGCGGGAGGAGGCCCGCAAGGCCTCCGAGGCGGGCCCTCCTGGGGAACCGGCCGAGGCCCGCGTCCCCCCCGGGGATTGA